A genomic region of Candidatus Dormiibacterota bacterium contains the following coding sequences:
- the ruvA gene encoding Holliday junction branch migration protein RuvA codes for MFSRISGSLVERAHETVVLDVHGLGYEIVLPPCVAEKVAQAPGERVALEIFSVLNMDGNSGRFTYYGFTNAIEREFFEALLSVASIGPRSAARAFSQPMSSIASAIDRGDHAALKTLPGIGQQKARDIVAKLQGKVAKFLLIQDAPSAPTATIPGFADEALAVLLQLEYKRGEAESMIRETLESAPAIRDSETLLAEIYRQKAQRKSE; via the coding sequence ATGTTCTCTCGCATTAGCGGATCGCTGGTCGAGCGAGCCCACGAAACCGTCGTTCTGGACGTACATGGGCTGGGTTACGAAATCGTCCTCCCGCCATGCGTCGCCGAAAAGGTCGCCCAAGCTCCGGGAGAGCGCGTCGCGCTTGAAATCTTCTCCGTCCTGAATATGGATGGAAACAGCGGCCGCTTCACCTACTACGGATTCACCAATGCGATCGAGCGCGAGTTTTTCGAAGCGTTGTTGAGCGTGGCCTCGATCGGCCCCCGCTCCGCCGCGCGCGCCTTTTCGCAGCCGATGTCGTCGATTGCGAGCGCCATCGACCGAGGCGATCACGCGGCCCTCAAAACGCTCCCGGGCATCGGGCAGCAGAAGGCGCGCGACATCGTCGCGAAATTGCAGGGCAAGGTCGCGAAATTTCTGCTGATCCAAGATGCGCCCAGCGCCCCGACCGCAACGATACCCGGTTTCGCCGACGAGGCGCTCGCGGTGCTGCTCCAACTCGAGTACAAGCGTGGCGAAGCCGAATCGATGATTCGAGAAACGTTGGAGAGCGCGCCGGCGATCCGCGACTCCGAGACGCTCCTCGCCGAGATCTATCGCCAGAAAGCCCAGCGCAAGAGCGAATGA
- the ruvC gene encoding crossover junction endodeoxyribonuclease RuvC: MPTKPLRVLGIDPALRVTGYGAIERVGERIALIEAGIVAPNVDRPLEERLRELHAGIADIIAQTRPDVIVIEELYSTYKNPTTAILMGHARGVMCLAGAQARLPVFTLGHSYVKRALIGSGSARKEQVNAMVTRLLRLRVAPKPNDVSDALAIALAYLNSSELPAVLRIPPVPRRRRGFIG, translated from the coding sequence GTGCCTACCAAGCCGCTGCGGGTCCTCGGGATCGATCCGGCCTTGCGCGTCACCGGCTACGGCGCGATCGAGCGCGTCGGCGAGCGAATCGCACTCATCGAGGCCGGTATCGTCGCTCCGAACGTCGATCGTCCGTTGGAAGAGCGCCTGCGGGAGCTGCACGCCGGTATCGCCGACATCATCGCGCAAACGCGACCCGACGTGATCGTAATCGAAGAGCTCTACAGCACCTACAAGAACCCCACCACCGCGATCCTGATGGGGCACGCGCGAGGCGTCATGTGCCTGGCAGGTGCGCAAGCGCGCCTGCCGGTGTTCACGTTGGGTCACTCCTACGTCAAGCGCGCGCTGATCGGCTCCGGCAGCGCGCGTAAAGAGCAAGTCAACGCGATGGTCACGCGTTTGCTGCGGTTGCGCGTCGCGCCGAAGCCGAACGACGTCTCCGACGCCCTGGCGATCGCGCTCGCATATCTCAACAGCAGCGAGTTGCCGGCCGTATTGCGCATCCCGCCCGTGCCACGCCGCAGACGCGGATTTATCGGCTGA
- the pknB gene encoding Stk1 family PASTA domain-containing Ser/Thr kinase gives MIEQQTFNNRYRLDGRLGEGGMATVYCGTDTLLRRRVAVKVLRPQYASDAEFVRRFYQEAESAAKLSHPNIVNTYDVGREGDTYYIVMELVDGSTLAEIITSDGKLPEPVAIDYAAQICNGLAYAHRQGLLHRDVKPANILVTKDDVCKLSDFGIARAVSQHTMTLTKPGLVMGSVFYISPEQAQGHELHETSDLYSVGVVLYQMLTGKLPFTGESPVTVALKHIGDPVPTLDTKALGISPALAAIVNKLLQKRPENRFQSASDVASALREARERPSVAAYTLQNDAPTQLFETQKPPPRRSPMPDRMYTSISEEEERRSNRGSGFALWLIVALAVATAAGYFLFGRPLPNLAANVTVADYSAMSDVQAQQAVVNLGLVARFLKSPSDSVPANHVIRQNPAPGTKVDKNSVVELVISNGLPLVGLRDVRSFSASDAQRILQDDRFKVKVLRRFDNAPKDSVIDQHPAPGSQVRRSSVITLVVSNGPKPVAMPSFVGMNVDDAQALAQKLGITIDLSQRAPVAGVAPDTVASQDIAAGQRVDRTAVVHALVSTGDPNTTQTAQVAVPSVQGSPYKLAIRTLTGDGFRVAVQFTIQSAANGTIVAQSPDPQSQAMQGSTVSVTLSVPGEVPDTEGMTIDQAHDALAAAGYSIGTMTYTSIEGANGHVVRTEPEVGTNLAPGSSVTLIVNGP, from the coding sequence TTGATCGAGCAACAGACCTTCAACAATCGCTACCGGCTCGACGGGAGACTGGGCGAAGGCGGCATGGCGACGGTCTATTGTGGGACCGATACGCTGCTGCGCCGGCGCGTCGCCGTGAAGGTGCTGCGTCCTCAATACGCCTCCGACGCCGAATTCGTACGGCGCTTCTATCAGGAGGCCGAATCCGCCGCGAAGCTCTCGCATCCGAATATCGTCAACACGTACGACGTCGGCCGCGAAGGCGACACGTACTACATCGTCATGGAACTCGTCGACGGATCGACGCTCGCGGAGATCATCACCTCAGACGGAAAACTACCCGAGCCGGTAGCGATCGATTACGCGGCGCAGATTTGCAACGGCCTCGCGTACGCCCACCGTCAAGGCTTGCTCCACCGCGACGTCAAGCCCGCGAATATCTTAGTGACGAAAGACGACGTGTGCAAGCTCTCCGATTTCGGCATCGCACGCGCGGTCTCGCAACATACGATGACGCTGACCAAGCCGGGCTTGGTGATGGGCAGCGTCTTTTACATCTCTCCCGAGCAGGCACAGGGACACGAGCTCCACGAGACCTCCGACCTCTACAGCGTGGGCGTCGTGCTCTACCAAATGCTCACGGGCAAGCTGCCCTTCACCGGAGAATCGCCCGTCACCGTCGCGCTCAAACACATCGGCGACCCGGTACCGACCCTGGATACGAAAGCGCTGGGCATTAGTCCGGCGCTCGCCGCAATCGTGAACAAGCTGCTGCAGAAACGGCCGGAGAATCGCTTCCAGTCGGCGAGCGACGTCGCGTCGGCTCTACGAGAGGCTCGCGAGCGCCCGAGCGTCGCCGCTTACACGCTGCAAAACGATGCTCCGACGCAACTCTTCGAAACGCAAAAGCCGCCGCCCCGACGCTCGCCGATGCCGGATCGCATGTACACGTCGATTAGCGAAGAAGAAGAGCGCCGCTCGAATCGCGGTTCCGGATTCGCGCTATGGCTGATCGTCGCCCTCGCCGTAGCCACCGCTGCCGGCTACTTTCTCTTCGGGCGTCCGTTACCGAATCTCGCGGCGAACGTCACGGTAGCGGATTACAGCGCGATGAGCGACGTGCAGGCCCAACAAGCCGTCGTCAATCTCGGCCTCGTCGCACGTTTTTTGAAGAGTCCGAGCGATAGCGTGCCCGCCAATCACGTCATTCGCCAAAACCCCGCGCCCGGTACCAAAGTTGACAAAAACAGCGTCGTCGAGCTGGTTATCAGCAACGGGTTGCCATTGGTCGGCTTGCGCGACGTGCGGAGTTTCTCGGCTAGCGACGCGCAACGCATCTTGCAGGACGATCGATTCAAGGTCAAAGTCCTTCGAAGGTTCGACAACGCGCCCAAGGACAGCGTGATCGATCAGCATCCCGCGCCCGGATCGCAGGTTCGCCGATCGTCGGTCATCACGCTGGTCGTATCGAACGGCCCCAAGCCGGTTGCGATGCCTAGTTTCGTGGGTATGAACGTTGACGACGCACAGGCATTGGCTCAGAAGCTCGGCATCACGATCGATCTATCGCAACGCGCGCCGGTCGCGGGCGTGGCACCCGACACCGTTGCGTCCCAGGATATCGCCGCCGGTCAACGGGTCGATCGAACGGCGGTCGTGCACGCTCTCGTCAGCACCGGAGACCCGAACACGACGCAGACGGCGCAAGTAGCCGTCCCGAGCGTCCAGGGATCGCCGTACAAACTCGCCATCCGTACGTTAACCGGCGACGGTTTTCGCGTCGCCGTGCAATTCACCATACAGAGCGCTGCGAACGGAACGATCGTCGCACAATCGCCCGATCCTCAAAGCCAGGCGATGCAAGGCTCGACCGTGAGCGTCACGCTATCGGTTCCGGGTGAAGTCCCGGATACCGAAGGGATGACCATCGATCAAGCGCACGACGCGTTGGCCGCGGCCGGATACAGCATCGGGACCATGACCTATACGTCGATCGAGGGGGCCAACGGGCACGTCGTGCGTACCGAGCCCGAGGTCGGCACGAACTTGGCACCGGGATCGTCCGTGACGCTGATCGTCAACGGGCCGTAG